In the genome of Quercus robur chromosome 3, dhQueRobu3.1, whole genome shotgun sequence, one region contains:
- the LOC126719191 gene encoding uncharacterized protein LOC126719191, with translation MKTETPNSSSSSSVAKFKISNKKSKNKKIDRVETSLKESSRDLSLFKFKSNAVVALVLFIVFGLLNSLFDGKVLAKLPFKPFGIVMKMSDRGLHGDDVTDCSMPFLFQGEGNGVVVPPYVF, from the coding sequence ATGAAAACCGAAACCCCAAATTCCTCGTCCTCCTCCTCCGTCGCAAAATTCAAAATCAGCAACAAGAAATCCAAGAACAAGAAGATCGATCGCGTCGAGACGAGTCTCAAGGAATCCAGCCGCGACCTTTCTCTCTTCAAGTTCAAGTCCAATGCGGTGGTTGCACTTGTTCTCTTCATCGTTTTTGGGCTCCTCAACTCCTTGTTTGACGGCAAGGTTCTGGCCAAATTACCGTTCAAGCCCTTCGGGATTGTCATGAAGATGAGCGATAGAGGATTACACGGCGACGATGTCACCGATTGTTCGATGCCATTTTTGTTTCAAGGGGAGGGGAACGGCGTCGTCGTTCCACCttatgttttttga
- the LOC126716929 gene encoding serine/arginine-rich splicing factor SR30-like: MSSSSSRTIYVGNLPGDTRLREVEDLFCKYGPIVDIDLKLPPRPPGYAFIEYEDSRDAEDAIYYRDGYNFDGYRLRVELAHGGRGNSSSADYHGSYGGSGSSRAAPKHSDYRVLVTGLPPSASWQDLKDHMRQAGDVLFSQVFRDRGGMTGIVDYAHYDDMKYAIKKLDDSEFRNAFSRSYVRVREYDSRRSYSRSRSRDSRRSYSRSPYMSRSPSRSRSYSGRSGSISPKRKYSRRSPSVSGSRSRSRSRSPVNSHRRRESRSPSRSVRSISRSRSASVRSDRSRSIDSRDRD, translated from the exons atgagTAGCAGTTCGAGCCGTACCATCTATGTTGGTAATCTCCCAGGTGATACTCGTTTGAGAGAAGTAGAAGATCTCTTTTGTAAG TATGGGCCTATTGTTGACATTGATCTGAAGCTCCCACCAAGACCCCCAGGCTATGCTTTTATTGAG TATGAAGATTCTCGTGATGCTGAAGATGCAATTTATTACCGGGATGGGTACAACTTTGATGGTTATCGCTTACGA GTTGAACTTGCACATGGTGGGCGAGGAAATTCGTCATCAGCAGATTACCATGGCAGTTATGGTGGTAGTGGCAGTAGCCGTGCTGCTCCCAAGCATTCTGACTATCGTG TTCTGGTCACTGGATTACCTCCTTCTGCTTCATGGCAAGACCTAAAG GATCACATGCGGCAAGCTGGTGATGTCCTTTTCTCTCAAGTATTCCGAGACCGTGGTG GCATGACAGGAATTGTGGATTACGCACACTATGATGACATGAAGTATGCT ATCAAAAAACTTGATGATTCTGAATTTCGGAATGCTTTTTCTCGGTCTTACGTACGG GTGAGAGAGTATGATTCGAGGCGGAGTTACTCTAGAAGTCGCAGCCGTGATTCAAGACGGAGCTACTCTAGAAGTCCTTACATGTCGAGAAGCCCTAGTCGCAGCCGTAGCTATAGTGGCAGGAGTGGGAG CATATCTCCAAAGAGAAAATATTCACGTCGATCTCCATCAGTCTCTGGTTCAAG ATCTCGATCAAGATCCAGATCTCCAGTTAATTCT CATCGTCGTCGTGAAAGTCGCAGTCCCAGCAGGAGCGTTAGAAGTATATCACGATCCCGTTCGGCTTCT GTGAGATCTGATCGAAGCCGATCTATTGACTCCAGGGATCGTGATTGA